CTGCAGGCACTATCACAGATGGGCCAAAATCTCCCCCCATGACATCTAACGCCAGCGTCAGACCTGTTACAGTATCATCACTGGCCGCTTCGATGACTTCTCCCGCTAAGTCGGGAAAATGCTCACTAAGCGCCATCACGCTAATGCGTGATTATTTCGCAATAACTTTACGACCACGGTAGTAACCATCAGCAGTAATGTGATGGCGCAGATGTTTTTCACCTGATGTTTTATCTACCGATAAGCCAGTGATTGCGGTCAGCGCATCATGAGAACGACGCATACCACGTTTAGAACGAGTGGGTTTATTCTGTTGTACGGCCATGGATCTTACTCCTCAATTACTTATGCTTTAAGCTAGCTAATACGGCAAAGGGATTCGGTTTTTGCGCCTCTTCAGGCAATTCACCAAAAACTCTCTCCGCGTCGGACACTTCACAGTGTTCAGAATCATGCACCGGAACAATCGGCAAAGAGAGGATAATTTCATCCTCGATCATCGCCAGTAAGTCGATTTCACCGAATTCATTCACTTCAATCGGCTCATAACTTTCCGGTAACGCTTCAGTCTGTTCACCACGGGTGACGGGACTAAAACAATATTTTGTGTGCACACGATGAGAAAACGGTTTCCCGCAGCGCTGACACTCCAGAGTTACTGATACTTGCGCATCGCCATAAATAACGACAAGACGCTGGTTATCAATAGTGAATGACAGACTGCATTCCACATCGCTGTCCACACTGACTACAGAACTGGCGATACGCTCAACTTGATTACGAGAATAAATACCTGCGTAATCAAGACGCTTTTGAGCCGCATGCACCGGATCAAGAGTCAGGGGTAATTTTACTTTTTGCATAGGGCGCGCATATTAACTGTGTAATCTCATTGAGTCAAAGAAAAAGGCAGCCTCAGCTGACCTTTCACCATTATATTCGCACACATTGCGGCGCATAGTTTAAAATGATGCGCTACGAAGTGCTATATGTAAGATAAAAAAATATGTC
The sequence above is drawn from the Enterobacteriaceae bacterium ESL0689 genome and encodes:
- the yceD gene encoding 23S rRNA accumulation protein YceD → MQKVKLPLTLDPVHAAQKRLDYAGIYSRNQVERIASSVVSVDSDVECSLSFTIDNQRLVVIYGDAQVSVTLECQRCGKPFSHRVHTKYCFSPVTRGEQTEALPESYEPIEVNEFGEIDLLAMIEDEIILSLPIVPVHDSEHCEVSDAERVFGELPEEAQKPNPFAVLASLKHK
- the rpmF gene encoding 50S ribosomal protein L32, translated to MAVQQNKPTRSKRGMRRSHDALTAITGLSVDKTSGEKHLRHHITADGYYRGRKVIAK